One genomic segment of Deinococcus arcticus includes these proteins:
- a CDS encoding class I SAM-dependent DNA methyltransferase → MQQPPFTALAAVYDAIMADVEYDHWADFVLTYARDGGLPRTGRALDLACGTGGFTHELQKAGWTVTGLDGSADMLTEARRRLPDLTFVQGDLRTFDLAQRFDLVTCVFDSLNNLLTPADLGAALARACTHLRPGGLLAFDVNTRLGVQDLWDGGAIEGLAPLPGGGEVHYHWSHHFDAATALGVVQALCRVDGEEFIEVHQERGYDPADLEPLLASAGFARWDIVEYPDYAPPTADTPRVWVFAWATGGRP, encoded by the coding sequence ATGCAGCAGCCGCCCTTTACCGCGTTGGCCGCCGTGTACGACGCCATCATGGCGGATGTGGAGTACGACCACTGGGCCGACTTCGTGCTGACCTACGCCCGGGACGGTGGCCTGCCCCGCACAGGGCGCGCCCTGGACCTGGCCTGCGGCACCGGCGGCTTTACCCATGAACTGCAAAAGGCGGGCTGGACCGTCACGGGCCTGGACGGCAGCGCCGACATGCTGACCGAGGCCCGGCGCCGCCTGCCAGACCTGACCTTTGTGCAGGGCGACCTGCGCACCTTCGACCTGGCCCAGCGCTTCGACCTGGTGACCTGTGTCTTTGACAGCCTGAACAACCTGCTCACCCCGGCCGACCTGGGTGCCGCCCTGGCCCGTGCCTGCACCCACCTGCGGCCCGGCGGCCTGCTGGCCTTTGATGTGAACACCCGCCTGGGGGTGCAGGACCTGTGGGACGGCGGCGCGATTGAAGGGCTGGCCCCCCTGCCCGGCGGCGGCGAGGTGCATTACCACTGGTCCCACCACTTTGATGCAGCCACAGCGCTGGGCGTGGTGCAGGCCCTGTGCCGGGTGGACGGCGAGGAATTTATCGAGGTTCATCAGGAGCGCGGCTACGATCCGGCCGATCTGGAGCCGCTGCTGGCCAGCGCTGGGTTCGCCCGCTGGGACATTGTGGAATACCCGGATTACGCGCCGCCCACCGCCGACACGCCCCGGGTGTGGGTCTTTGCCTGGGCGACTGGGGGCCGCCCATGA
- a CDS encoding NAD(P)H-dependent glycerol-3-phosphate dehydrogenase, with translation MSALPVLGAGGWGTALAVNASRNGPVTLWARRADFAGRLRAERVNAEYLPGVTLPGHLEVTAHLGEALGDAAFALVVVPSVGVPDLLAALPRSLGVVLCAKGLAPDGSQLTVLARQLGFSRVAVLSGPNHAEEVGRGLPAATVVASRDSGFARMVQAALMTPALRVYTSEDETGVELGGVLKNVMAVAAGLADGLNLGDNAKAAIITRGLREMGRYLKAEGAHEDTVYGLSGLGDLVATATSRHSRNRAAGEAMARGEHPGQGGKVVEGLRTAGLLDAWATAHGHDLPIVRAVARVTQGKWTPQEGLAQLMEREAKPERH, from the coding sequence ATGAGCGCTCTGCCGGTGCTGGGGGCAGGCGGCTGGGGCACGGCTCTGGCGGTCAATGCCAGCCGCAACGGCCCAGTGACCCTGTGGGCCCGCCGCGCCGACTTTGCCGGGCGACTGCGGGCCGAGCGGGTCAATGCCGAGTACCTGCCCGGGGTCACTCTGCCCGGGCACCTGGAAGTCACGGCCCATCTGGGCGAGGCACTGGGCGACGCGGCTTTTGCCCTGGTGGTGGTGCCCAGTGTAGGGGTACCGGACCTGCTGGCGGCGCTGCCCCGCTCGCTGGGGGTTGTGCTGTGTGCCAAGGGACTGGCCCCGGATGGCAGTCAGCTGACCGTGCTGGCCCGGCAGCTGGGCTTCTCGCGCGTGGCGGTGCTCAGCGGACCCAACCATGCCGAGGAGGTGGGGCGTGGCTTGCCGGCGGCCACCGTGGTCGCCAGCCGCGACAGCGGCTTTGCCCGCATGGTCCAGGCGGCCCTGATGACCCCGGCCCTGCGGGTGTACACCAGCGAGGACGAAACGGGCGTGGAACTGGGTGGCGTACTGAAAAACGTCATGGCCGTGGCGGCCGGTCTGGCCGACGGCCTGAATCTGGGCGACAACGCCAAGGCGGCGATCATCACCCGGGGACTGCGCGAGATGGGCCGGTACCTGAAGGCCGAGGGTGCCCACGAGGACACCGTGTATGGCCTGAGCGGTCTGGGCGATCTGGTGGCCACCGCCACCAGCCGGCACAGCCGCAACCGCGCCGCCGGAGAGGCGATGGCGCGCGGCGAGCACCCGGGACAGGGCGGCAAGGTGGTGGAAGGCCTGCGCACCGCCGGCCTGCTGGACGCCTGGGCTACCGCCCACGGTCACGACCTGCCGATTGTTCGGGCAGTGGCCAGAGTGACGCAGGGCAAATGGACACCGCAGGAGGGCCTGGCTCAGCTGATGGAGCGAGAGGCCAAACCCGAGCGGCACTGA